TGGCGCAGGAACGGGTCCTCGTCCCGATAGGCGATGGCCGTGCCGCCGTCCTTGATCTCGATGGCGCCGTAGTCGATGGCCTTCTCGCCGGGCCGCCCGCGCTCGCGTCCGGGCGCGTTGGGGCCGAACCACGCCGACAGCCGCAGCGGCTCCGCGCTCACGCCGAAGTGGGCATGGAACCAGTTGCCGCCCATGGGCGCCGCGCTCACCATGCCGACGGGCTCGTAGTCCTGCCGCCGCACCCCTTCCGCCTTGCCGTCCTTCCACGGCGTGGGACCCAGGGTGGAGGGCCAGGTGTAGGTGTAGCCCTTGCCCTTGACGCAGATGAGCACCGCGGCGGAGCCGTGGGCGTGGGCCTTGGAGTA
The DNA window shown above is from Deltaproteobacteria bacterium and carries:
- a CDS encoding cupin; translated protein: YSKAHAHGSAAVLICVKGKGYTYTWPSTLGPTPWKDGKAEGVRRQDYEPVGMVSAAPMGGNWFHAHFGVSAEPLRLSAWFGPNAPGRERGRPGEKAIDYGAIEIKDGGTAIAYRDEDPFLRQEFEETLGKEGMKSKMPAEIYKPEA